One genomic segment of Occultella kanbiaonis includes these proteins:
- a CDS encoding acetyltransferase: MPDGTVVFGASGFGREAIDVILDIRTADPMALPPLLGVMDDRPTQEGLEKLAVLGVRYLGPIARWSEYQGTANYVVGIGDPRTRYDVVSRTDPSSESAATIVHPSATVGHATRLGRGVIVCAGVQISNNVTLGDHVHMNPNSTVGHDARVLDFVSINPGAVISGDCLISDRVLIGANATVLQGLAVGAEAIVGAAACVVRDVAAGRTVKGVPAA, encoded by the coding sequence ATGCCTGACGGAACCGTCGTCTTCGGGGCCTCTGGATTCGGCCGGGAAGCTATCGACGTGATCCTCGACATCCGGACCGCTGACCCTATGGCATTGCCACCGCTCCTCGGTGTGATGGACGATCGACCGACCCAAGAGGGTCTCGAGAAGCTCGCCGTCCTCGGTGTGCGATACCTCGGCCCCATCGCCCGATGGTCGGAGTACCAGGGCACTGCGAACTATGTCGTCGGCATCGGTGACCCTCGGACTCGGTATGACGTGGTTTCACGGACAGATCCGTCTTCCGAGAGCGCGGCGACAATCGTGCATCCATCGGCAACCGTCGGCCATGCGACGCGCTTGGGCCGCGGGGTCATCGTGTGCGCCGGTGTGCAGATCTCGAACAACGTGACGCTCGGCGACCACGTCCACATGAACCCGAATTCCACGGTGGGCCACGATGCCCGCGTCCTCGATTTTGTCTCCATCAATCCCGGAGCAGTCATCTCCGGCGACTGTCTCATAAGCGATCGAGTGCTTATCGGGGCCAACGCCACCGTGCTTCAGGGCCTCGCGGTCGGCGCGGAGGCGATCGTGGGCGCCGCAGCGTGCGTCGTACGTGACGTCGCGGCAGGACGCACGGTCAAGGGCGTACCCGCCGCATGA
- a CDS encoding glycosyltransferase family 4 protein has protein sequence MKIALVNQYVVPPGAGGGSRHLDLAREWAAAGDSVEIVAGSFNHFAQETRQRHRRTFSVRDGVRIHPLWTPGYRGNGPRRVVDMAWFGARSALRRRSLSDVDIVIGSSPHPLAACAAAIVARRLDVPFIYEVRDLWPETLIDLGSLQREGVVARSLFAIEAWLVRTAAVTVGVPPLMRSYLDSRDLHPRRYVHIPNGAVLSDEISSDRHHRASRLIEDLVARGRTVFVYAGSLGRANGVEAALVAATRLESHGADLVVLGDGPERRDLEELVAKSGSTNVHFTGQVPKPVAIACMNAASACIFHLLDAPVFKYGLSPNKLIDYLAAGRPLIYAGPDVENPGTLSGACVVARPGDAGSIAEAMRSIISMPTEVREALGTKARDHAIREHSISTLAVRYRAVLKQCV, from the coding sequence ATGAAGATCGCCCTCGTCAACCAGTACGTGGTTCCGCCCGGCGCAGGTGGCGGCTCCCGCCACTTGGACCTTGCGCGAGAATGGGCGGCGGCAGGCGACTCGGTAGAAATCGTCGCAGGTTCGTTCAACCACTTCGCACAGGAGACTCGTCAGCGGCACCGTCGCACATTCTCAGTACGCGATGGCGTTCGCATCCACCCGCTCTGGACACCGGGCTACCGTGGGAATGGCCCGCGCCGGGTTGTGGACATGGCGTGGTTCGGTGCACGTTCGGCGCTGCGTCGCCGATCCCTGAGCGACGTTGACATCGTGATCGGATCCTCGCCTCACCCGTTGGCGGCCTGCGCGGCCGCGATCGTCGCGAGGCGCTTGGACGTTCCATTCATCTACGAGGTTCGCGACCTTTGGCCGGAGACTCTGATCGACCTCGGATCTTTACAACGCGAAGGGGTCGTCGCCCGCTCGCTCTTCGCGATCGAGGCATGGCTCGTGCGCACGGCCGCAGTCACGGTAGGGGTTCCCCCTCTCATGCGGTCGTACCTGGACTCGCGGGACCTCCACCCGCGCCGGTACGTGCACATCCCAAACGGTGCCGTGCTATCGGACGAGATCTCCAGCGACCGACATCATCGAGCCTCGCGACTGATCGAGGATCTGGTTGCCAGAGGAAGAACGGTCTTCGTCTACGCGGGTTCGCTCGGTCGAGCGAACGGCGTCGAGGCGGCTCTCGTGGCAGCCACTCGGCTTGAGTCCCACGGCGCCGACCTCGTTGTGCTGGGGGACGGACCGGAACGTCGCGACCTTGAGGAACTCGTGGCGAAGTCGGGTTCCACGAATGTCCATTTCACCGGCCAAGTGCCCAAGCCGGTCGCCATTGCATGCATGAACGCGGCCAGCGCTTGCATCTTCCACCTTCTCGATGCGCCGGTCTTCAAGTACGGGCTCAGTCCGAACAAGCTCATCGATTACCTCGCGGCTGGACGCCCGCTGATTTACGCCGGACCCGATGTCGAGAATCCGGGCACCCTGTCCGGCGCGTGCGTGGTAGCACGACCGGGCGACGCCGGATCGATCGCCGAGGCGATGCGATCGATCATCTCGATGCCCACCGAGGTCCGCGAGGCGTTGGGGACCAAGGCCCGCGACCATGCGATTCGGGAGCATTCAATTTCGACTCTGGCGGTTCGATACCGTGCCGTCCTGAAGCAATGTGTATGA
- a CDS encoding polysaccharide biosynthesis tyrosine autokinase, translating into MDLRDYLTLIRKRWIGVAIVTLAVLAVTSIVTVLSPTNYTARTTIFFAVQGGGSVSDLVQGSTYAEKQVQSYAEVAVAPIVLAPVIDELGLNTTVGALAQQVTATVPAGTVIIEISVVDENPSRAADIANAIGSELSVAVAALSPSGPDGVESVRATTISSATVPAAPSSPNVPRNLLLGTLLGAALGVGLAILREVMNTKVRTEEDVSRVTDASIVATIGFDSDASAHPLIVQADPHSARAEAYRRLRTNLQFLDIADRSHSIVITSSLPGEGKSTTSINLAIALAEAGTRVLLVDADLRRPQVAKYMQLEGRVGLTTVLIGRAQLADVVQPWGAGNLHVLPSGRVPPNPSELLGSSAMETLMESAAQDYDVILLDAPPLLPVTDSAVLAGKAGGALVVIGSDELHLSQLEDSLESLEAVDTRLLGLVLNKVRKMHAGNYVEYDYRSTYASHATRGTRAKGHRRRGNPRRAPELESSPRTTHPVDVREPQSVASGSHTTGISGAQAPPTIPPRRAGTDGRRGTSQR; encoded by the coding sequence GTGGATCTGCGGGACTACCTGACACTGATCCGAAAGCGTTGGATAGGTGTCGCGATCGTGACGCTCGCTGTTCTCGCCGTCACGTCGATCGTCACCGTCCTGTCCCCGACGAACTACACCGCTCGGACTACCATCTTCTTCGCAGTCCAAGGGGGTGGATCCGTGAGCGACCTGGTGCAGGGCTCCACGTATGCCGAGAAGCAGGTGCAGTCGTATGCCGAGGTGGCCGTCGCTCCCATCGTCCTCGCCCCGGTGATCGACGAACTCGGGCTGAACACCACTGTCGGCGCGCTCGCCCAGCAGGTCACGGCAACAGTTCCGGCCGGAACGGTCATCATCGAGATCTCCGTGGTCGATGAGAACCCCAGTCGAGCCGCCGACATCGCCAACGCCATCGGCTCAGAACTCTCTGTTGCAGTCGCCGCACTGTCGCCGAGCGGACCGGATGGCGTCGAATCGGTCCGTGCAACCACGATCTCCTCAGCTACCGTACCTGCCGCCCCAAGTTCACCCAACGTCCCACGGAACCTGCTGCTGGGAACGCTTCTTGGTGCCGCTCTCGGAGTCGGGCTCGCGATCCTCCGGGAGGTCATGAACACGAAGGTCCGAACGGAGGAGGATGTGTCGCGGGTCACAGATGCCTCGATCGTCGCCACGATCGGCTTCGACAGCGACGCATCGGCCCATCCACTCATCGTTCAGGCCGATCCGCACTCGGCCAGGGCGGAGGCATACCGTCGACTGCGCACGAACCTCCAGTTCCTGGACATCGCAGATCGCTCGCATTCCATTGTCATCACTTCGTCCCTACCGGGCGAGGGCAAGTCGACCACGTCCATCAACCTCGCCATCGCATTGGCGGAGGCCGGCACACGAGTCCTGTTGGTCGACGCAGACCTTCGGCGACCACAGGTGGCGAAGTACATGCAACTCGAAGGTCGGGTCGGGCTGACAACAGTCCTCATCGGTCGCGCTCAGCTCGCTGACGTGGTTCAGCCATGGGGCGCGGGGAATTTGCATGTCCTCCCCTCCGGCCGCGTGCCACCGAACCCCAGCGAACTACTGGGTTCAAGTGCGATGGAAACCCTCATGGAGTCAGCCGCTCAGGATTACGACGTGATTCTTCTCGATGCGCCACCCCTGCTCCCCGTAACAGACAGTGCAGTTCTTGCTGGCAAAGCGGGTGGAGCGCTCGTCGTGATCGGAAGCGACGAGTTGCACCTGAGCCAACTCGAAGATTCTCTCGAGTCACTGGAAGCAGTCGACACCCGCCTACTGGGTTTGGTGCTGAACAAGGTGCGCAAAATGCACGCTGGAAACTACGTCGAATACGACTACAGGTCCACCTATGCGTCACATGCGACACGTGGAACGCGAGCGAAGGGCCATAGGAGGCGAGGCAACCCGCGGCGGGCGCCCGAACTGGAATCCTCACCTCGGACCACGCACCCTGTCGACGTCCGGGAACCACAATCCGTCGCCAGTGGCTCACACACCACGGGTATTTCCGGAGCCCAGGCACCACCGACGATCCCCCCTCGGCGCGCCGGCACCGACGGTAGACGTGGCACGAGCCAGCGCTAG
- a CDS encoding D-glucuronyl C5-epimerase family protein, with product MVGQDDGKPWLHPVATSFALLARLQANPEPSDGTIIEASVRSLIGAQQSDGSWRYPVAVPRYGARPGWSSGMAQGLAISALTRSLAVVADPTLAVTIEASVRRAHDHLMLPTTAGGCSILDAAGAPFFEECPVEPVPYILNGACFALIGLWDFERAFGGEAGAQAARRLSALLPAWDLGYWSRYDLLSGAPSSPDYHSLHVSLLRILAALYAEDFAEYEARFRRYRMSRPRRWKALAVLAVERLVVPVEVRHGT from the coding sequence ATGGTGGGTCAGGACGACGGCAAGCCCTGGCTTCATCCTGTTGCGACCAGCTTCGCCCTGCTTGCGCGGCTTCAGGCCAATCCAGAGCCTTCGGACGGCACGATCATCGAGGCATCAGTCCGCAGTCTCATCGGCGCCCAGCAGTCAGATGGTTCGTGGCGCTACCCGGTCGCCGTGCCGAGGTACGGAGCACGCCCAGGATGGTCCTCCGGTATGGCCCAGGGACTCGCGATCTCTGCATTGACGCGGTCGCTCGCGGTGGTCGCGGATCCCACGCTCGCCGTCACGATCGAAGCCAGTGTCCGTCGCGCGCACGATCACCTGATGCTGCCGACAACCGCGGGCGGTTGCTCGATCCTTGACGCTGCAGGAGCACCGTTCTTCGAGGAGTGCCCGGTCGAGCCGGTTCCCTACATCCTGAATGGCGCCTGCTTCGCACTGATCGGACTCTGGGACTTCGAGCGGGCCTTCGGAGGAGAGGCTGGCGCCCAAGCGGCGCGCCGGCTGTCTGCCCTACTGCCCGCATGGGATCTGGGGTACTGGTCACGCTACGACCTCCTATCGGGCGCCCCAAGTTCACCTGATTACCACAGTCTGCATGTTTCATTGCTGCGGATTCTCGCCGCCCTCTACGCCGAGGACTTCGCCGAGTACGAAGCCCGCTTCAGGCGGTACCGCATGTCACGACCTCGCAGATGGAAGGCGTTGGCCGTGCTCGCTGTTGAGCGGTTGGTCGTGCCAGTCGAGGTACGGCATGGGACGTGA
- a CDS encoding lipopolysaccharide biosynthesis protein, translated as MSTAHAIGLVTISRFGTLGVSLIGGVLLARSLDVPARGVLSVSITLVSLLASVGAAGLETAALRSAGGSDGATVLYTSIRRTAVVAGVCVPVALVLLAFQVPFAGLQPLEVAIAVATIPLVVLSQLLSNCLLGMRRYHIWTISTVGTVTAYVVGIAGLTIAGVTSLGPYLTAFTLGYVFSAIVLLGSLRGRAHRQSRDAAARLATSARRMTAITLLQMLFLRIHAPLVQALGSSGAAGLLAVATPLVDALLFLPVAAGLVLLPRYSAQNSAPARPLRDALRVSLITAFGALALGLIAPIVVPFLYGADYAEASTLVQLMLPGAIAFAFARVLQSHLLAVESYGTLVLGSLLAVILSVVAQLILSPHLGAPGAAIAIAVGYITMTVTFCVGYARRPQHA; from the coding sequence TTGAGCACCGCACACGCCATCGGGTTGGTCACGATCTCCCGCTTCGGGACACTCGGCGTCTCCCTTATCGGCGGCGTCCTCTTGGCTCGGTCCCTCGATGTGCCGGCTCGTGGCGTCCTGTCTGTTTCGATCACGCTGGTCTCCCTCCTGGCATCGGTGGGAGCTGCCGGCCTCGAGACGGCCGCCCTACGGTCTGCCGGCGGTAGTGACGGCGCCACCGTGCTCTACACATCGATCAGGCGCACGGCGGTCGTCGCAGGCGTATGCGTGCCTGTCGCGCTCGTGCTGCTTGCGTTCCAAGTGCCCTTCGCCGGCCTCCAACCACTGGAGGTCGCAATAGCGGTTGCCACCATTCCTCTCGTCGTCCTGAGCCAACTCCTCAGCAACTGCCTCCTTGGCATGAGGCGCTACCACATCTGGACCATCTCCACCGTCGGAACGGTCACAGCCTATGTAGTTGGCATCGCGGGCCTGACGATCGCCGGCGTCACTTCGCTGGGCCCCTACCTCACGGCTTTCACCCTCGGCTACGTGTTCAGTGCGATCGTGCTCTTGGGCTCCCTGCGGGGCAGGGCGCATCGACAATCCCGCGACGCTGCTGCCAGGCTCGCCACCAGCGCCAGGCGCATGACCGCAATCACGCTCTTGCAGATGCTTTTCCTTCGCATCCACGCGCCACTCGTTCAAGCTCTTGGATCCAGCGGGGCTGCTGGACTCCTCGCGGTTGCGACTCCACTAGTCGATGCCCTCCTCTTCCTTCCGGTCGCTGCCGGACTCGTACTTCTCCCTCGCTATTCTGCGCAGAACAGCGCCCCCGCAAGGCCCCTACGGGACGCGCTCCGAGTCTCTCTCATCACGGCATTCGGAGCCCTCGCACTTGGTCTAATCGCACCTATCGTCGTGCCGTTCCTCTACGGGGCGGACTATGCAGAAGCCTCGACACTCGTCCAACTGATGCTTCCTGGAGCCATTGCATTCGCGTTCGCACGAGTGCTCCAGAGCCACCTATTGGCCGTCGAGAGCTACGGCACGCTCGTACTCGGCAGCCTGCTCGCCGTCATATTGTCAGTGGTCGCGCAACTCATCCTGTCGCCACACCTCGGTGCCCCGGGTGCTGCGATCGCCATCGCTGTCGGTTACATCACGATGACCGTCACGTTCTGTGTCGGATACGCACGGAGACCCCAGCATGCTTGA
- a CDS encoding low molecular weight phosphatase family protein: MTSPEHFPFAVLVMCTGNICRSPAVERLLTARLDASVYVRSAGTHAMVGEPISAPMRPLIGAAGANPDHFAARQVTETTVRQADLVLTMTREHRGAAVDLWPGAVRRTFTLREYARALGFIDLSEVPAGLSQGQRLAAVTPMAAVMRGQGQPHDPKDDDVIDPYRESPEVYRQSFEQFEPAVRTIVRIARGD, translated from the coding sequence ATGACGAGTCCCGAGCACTTTCCTTTCGCCGTCCTCGTGATGTGCACCGGCAACATCTGCCGGTCCCCCGCCGTCGAACGGCTCCTCACCGCCAGGCTCGACGCGAGTGTCTACGTGCGCAGCGCAGGCACTCACGCGATGGTGGGTGAGCCGATATCCGCTCCGATGCGACCACTCATCGGGGCCGCCGGGGCCAACCCCGACCATTTCGCAGCGCGGCAGGTGACCGAGACGACCGTCCGGCAGGCGGATCTCGTGCTGACCATGACGCGTGAGCATCGGGGCGCGGCCGTGGACCTGTGGCCGGGGGCCGTGCGCCGCACCTTCACGCTGCGGGAGTATGCCCGGGCGCTCGGGTTCATCGACCTGAGCGAGGTTCCCGCCGGGTTGAGCCAGGGTCAGCGCCTGGCGGCGGTGACGCCGATGGCCGCGGTGATGCGGGGCCAGGGCCAGCCTCACGACCCGAAGGACGATGACGTGATCGACCCCTACCGGGAGTCGCCCGAGGTGTACCGGCAGTCGTTCGAGCAGTTCGAACCCGCGGTCCGGACGATCGTCAGGATCGCCCGCGGCGATTGA
- a CDS encoding O-antigen ligase family protein produces the protein MWAIAVLAATVFTTPFAGAFSALTYIGLPMLGVGVLLDALRRRNTTGHPPSPGPVLLSTWLAFTTLVTALFSDQAELAPLALVGLVALTGCLAASYYRSAGDLRLVESTILVTSSVTAIAFISFAGPRVFGGETNSWTLIYENSTWINSNTLGLVFAIAIGAGVGRCLRADRRRLLPVLAIALCTAALALTFSRSAYLAGGAILLLVLVGKRKSFLLLLPVLLVGYANLPMAVQDRVTYTTSGAGGLDPSSSVRLELWEAALAIARDNPVLGVGFHSIRPALTDYGAPEGLAFPHNTYLTLLLGTGAITFAIVMVWVGRYFARLVRQSHRDPTGPVWTRLLPLTAALVCSFFGEPLLSPIPTVMLVALLTAPFARTASGRPSDV, from the coding sequence GTGTGGGCCATCGCCGTGCTGGCAGCGACCGTATTCACGACACCGTTCGCGGGCGCGTTCAGCGCTCTTACCTACATCGGCCTCCCGATGCTCGGTGTTGGGGTCCTTCTCGACGCCCTACGTCGGAGGAACACGACGGGACATCCGCCGAGTCCGGGTCCAGTGTTGTTGTCAACGTGGCTCGCCTTCACCACGCTCGTGACAGCTCTTTTCTCGGACCAAGCCGAGCTTGCCCCGCTGGCTCTGGTGGGTCTGGTTGCACTTACGGGCTGCCTAGCAGCCAGTTACTACCGGTCGGCGGGCGACCTCCGTCTCGTCGAGTCGACAATACTTGTGACGTCGTCAGTCACGGCGATTGCCTTCATTTCTTTTGCAGGCCCGCGAGTCTTTGGCGGGGAAACCAACTCCTGGACCCTCATCTATGAGAACTCCACCTGGATCAACTCCAATACACTCGGCCTGGTATTCGCCATCGCAATTGGAGCGGGCGTCGGACGCTGCCTGCGAGCCGATCGACGCCGCCTCCTACCAGTTCTCGCCATCGCACTCTGCACGGCTGCCCTCGCGTTGACATTCTCGCGGAGCGCATATCTCGCCGGGGGCGCAATCCTGCTGCTCGTACTCGTCGGTAAGCGCAAATCCTTCCTCCTGCTCCTGCCCGTTCTCCTGGTTGGTTACGCCAACCTTCCAATGGCGGTCCAAGATCGTGTCACCTACACCACTTCGGGCGCCGGCGGGCTGGATCCTTCGTCCTCGGTCAGGCTTGAGTTATGGGAGGCTGCGCTCGCTATAGCTCGTGACAACCCAGTGCTTGGCGTTGGCTTCCACTCGATTCGCCCCGCGCTCACCGACTATGGCGCACCCGAGGGGCTCGCATTTCCCCACAACACCTATTTGACCCTTCTGCTGGGAACCGGTGCGATCACGTTCGCCATCGTGATGGTCTGGGTAGGTCGATATTTTGCTCGTCTTGTGCGGCAGTCCCATCGAGATCCCACGGGTCCAGTTTGGACCCGCCTACTTCCATTGACAGCCGCACTGGTTTGCTCATTCTTCGGCGAGCCGCTTCTTAGCCCGATCCCGACGGTCATGCTCGTCGCACTGTTGACAGCTCCATTTGCGAGAACCGCTTCCGGGAGGCCCAGTGACGTATAG
- a CDS encoding glycosyltransferase, with amino-acid sequence MPWGSEVQAARRSRWRSWIGGFILRRADVALVTSHDMAETLRTLWSASAPEIIVISWGVSEAALRRHDHAAARHAVELATTADHGATVVLAPRGVGSVYRHHVVLEAFRRARRTRRDLHLIVIDTRGTDVTDYESTDTDGVTILPMQPRSEFHTLLAGVDCVVSIPAADQRSTAVLEAIAIGARVLLSDIAVYRELLVDGADVDILGEPVLEALTLAFRSLKPMPPAAREANQLWARTHERESIQFDQIVMACTKGVR; translated from the coding sequence GTGCCTTGGGGTAGCGAGGTTCAGGCGGCTCGACGGTCGCGGTGGCGCTCCTGGATCGGCGGCTTCATTCTCCGGCGGGCCGACGTCGCCCTGGTGACGTCGCACGATATGGCGGAGACGCTGCGGACTCTCTGGTCGGCGTCGGCTCCTGAGATCATCGTCATCTCGTGGGGCGTTTCCGAAGCCGCGCTGCGGCGGCATGACCACGCAGCGGCGCGGCACGCTGTTGAGCTAGCAACGACCGCCGACCACGGAGCGACCGTCGTGCTAGCCCCACGCGGGGTCGGCAGCGTCTATCGCCATCACGTTGTCCTCGAGGCATTCCGGCGAGCGCGCCGGACGAGGCGCGATCTCCACCTAATCGTGATCGACACCAGAGGAACGGACGTCACCGACTACGAATCGACCGACACCGATGGAGTCACCATCCTCCCCATGCAGCCGCGGTCGGAATTTCACACACTCCTCGCCGGAGTTGACTGCGTCGTCTCGATCCCCGCCGCCGACCAGCGCTCAACTGCCGTCCTCGAAGCGATCGCCATTGGTGCGCGCGTACTTCTGAGTGACATTGCGGTGTACAGAGAGCTTCTGGTCGATGGCGCCGATGTCGACATCCTCGGAGAACCGGTCCTAGAAGCCCTGACCCTTGCCTTTCGCTCACTCAAGCCGATGCCACCCGCTGCACGGGAGGCGAACCAACTGTGGGCCCGTACCCATGAACGAGAGTCGATCCAGTTCGATCAGATCGTGATGGCGTGCACCAAGGGCGTCCGATGA
- a CDS encoding glycosyltransferase — MTYRILQISGTATGGGWFVDQVSELARRGHQVETVVTGDGPLKDRLETLGVKVHVIPFRGYRPGELWRVWRAYRHLAKLIRDGEFDVVHAHLYKTIIVCRTILRGRARPALISQVAGTVHLQSPVLSAIDRATMRWDTTLVASCTDFAETYQRLGARNVRTNFYGCHTDAFTPSDSPSPFREEFSLGISDIGVGMVAHMYPTTLRAFQTVGVKGHETFIDAAAILAERYDSLRFFVVGDEFSGDGSYRRTLQQRADKLVSTDRLQFLGHRTDMRNVLSGLDILSNPSLSESASYTMIEAALMEKPVVATRVGGLKDTVLDGRTGRLVDPADASQLAEAIGMLIEDANLRREFGRTGRRHVLGLFDIHATVDVLEEIYADTIDGVRP, encoded by the coding sequence GTGACGTATAGAATTCTCCAGATCAGTGGAACTGCGACCGGTGGCGGATGGTTCGTCGACCAAGTCTCGGAGTTGGCGAGAAGGGGCCACCAGGTCGAAACCGTTGTTACCGGCGACGGCCCACTGAAGGATCGCCTCGAGACGCTTGGAGTCAAGGTACATGTGATCCCATTCCGAGGATATCGTCCAGGCGAATTGTGGCGCGTTTGGCGAGCATATCGGCACTTGGCGAAATTGATCCGTGACGGAGAGTTCGACGTCGTGCACGCTCATCTGTACAAGACAATTATCGTGTGCCGGACGATTCTGCGTGGACGGGCACGCCCTGCGTTGATATCGCAGGTGGCCGGGACGGTCCATCTGCAAAGTCCAGTGCTCTCGGCGATCGATCGTGCCACGATGCGTTGGGATACGACACTCGTGGCATCGTGTACGGATTTTGCGGAGACTTACCAGAGACTCGGTGCGCGCAATGTCCGTACGAATTTCTACGGATGCCACACGGATGCCTTTACTCCCTCGGACAGCCCCTCACCCTTTCGTGAAGAGTTCTCCTTGGGCATATCCGACATTGGTGTCGGCATGGTCGCACACATGTATCCAACCACCCTGCGCGCGTTCCAAACTGTCGGCGTCAAAGGACACGAGACATTCATCGATGCGGCCGCCATCCTCGCAGAACGCTACGACAGCTTGAGATTCTTTGTCGTCGGGGACGAGTTCAGCGGGGACGGCAGTTATCGCCGCACACTGCAGCAACGTGCGGATAAACTCGTGTCGACGGACAGACTTCAATTCTTGGGACATCGGACCGACATGCGAAACGTCCTTTCAGGCCTCGACATTCTGAGCAACCCATCCCTCAGCGAGTCCGCTTCGTATACGATGATCGAGGCTGCGCTGATGGAGAAGCCCGTTGTCGCGACCCGTGTCGGAGGGCTGAAGGACACTGTGCTGGACGGACGAACCGGTCGACTCGTAGACCCAGCGGACGCCTCCCAGTTGGCCGAGGCCATCGGCATGTTGATCGAGGACGCTAACCTGCGGCGTGAGTTCGGAAGGACGGGCCGGCGACATGTCCTCGGGCTCTTCGACATTCACGCGACGGTCGACGTTCTTGAGGAGATCTATGCGGACACCATCGACGGAGTCCGCCCGTGA